GACTATTGGATGCAGGGCGGCGCGATCGATTTCAGCGGCAGCAGCGATCCGCGCGCGTCCGAGCTGGAACGCCGCGTAGTGCTCTCGCAATATCTTGCGGCGATCAACCAGGCAGGCGACCTGCCGCCGCAGGAGGAAGGGCTGTTCTCGAACAGCTGGAACGGCAAGTTTCACCTGGAGATGCCGATCTTCCATGCCGCGCATTGGGCGAGCTGGGGGCGCCCGGCGCTGCTCGAGCGCAGCCTTGGCTGGTATGTGAAGATGCTGCCCCCGGCGCAGGCGCTCGCGAAGCGTCACGGAGTGCAGGGCGCGTGGTGGAGCAAGATGACCGGGCCGAACGGGTGGAACAGCCCGAGCACGGTAAACCCCTTCATCATGTGGCAGCAGCCGCATCCGATCTATCTCGCCGAACTGGCATGGCGCGCGCGCGACGAGGACCGCGCGGTGCTGGCGCGCTATGGCGAGATGGTCGAGCAGACGGCGCAATTGCTTGCTAGCTGGCCGACGGCCGACGGCGACCGCCTCGTGCTCGGGCCCCCGATCATCCCGGTGCAGGAAAATCATCCGCCGCTGACCACGCGCAATCCGGCGTTCGAGCTGGAATATTATCGCTGGGCGCTCGGCACGGCGCAGCGCTGGCGGGAACGCCGCGGCCTTGCGCGCAATGCGGAATGGGATCGCGTGATCGCCCGGCTCGCCCCGCTTCCCGAGCGCGACGGGCTGTATCTGCCGGTCGAGACGGCGCCCGATTTCTGGAAGACCAGCGCTTCGGCCGCGTGCAGCCGCCATGCCACGCCGCCGCGATGCCTCAACCGCGACCATCCTTCGTTTCTGATGGCCCATGGGCTGATCCCGGGGCGCGTCGATCCCGCGACGATGGGCCGCACGCTGGCGGCAACCGAAGCGCACTGGGATCTGCGCCAGACCTGGGGCTGGGACTTTCCCGTCATGGCGATGACTGCGGCGCGGCTCGGCGATCCGGACAAGGCCGTCGACTGGCTGTTCCGCGACGTGCCCAATAATCGCTGGGGGGTGAGCGGGATGACGCCGCGGGTGCATCTGGAGGAAGAAAAGCAGCTGGTCGGGCCTGCCGCCGGGAATGCGGGGCCGGGGCCGGACGGTCCTGGCTATGCCCGCGCAGCGGAAACCTACTTCCCGTCCAATGGCTCTTTGCTGCTTGCGGTGGGCATGATGGCACAGGGCTGGGACGGGTCGCAGGGACCCGCGCCGGGCTTTCCGCGGCAGGGCTGGAAAGTGCGCGCCGAAGGAATCACGCCGCTGCCCTGACTGTCCCAATCCGGTGTAATGCGTACTGTTCGGCAGACCTATTCAGGAGTATGAAGGTTGGGCTCCGCAGGGTTCCCCCCTAAGGGGTGCGGTCGGGCGGCGTTTAACTCCCTTTTCCGCCGTCCGGCCGTCCTGCGCTACAGTCGATAGAGCCGCCGCGCATTGGCGCCGAACACTGCGTCGTGATGCTCCGCGGGGATCAGCGATCGCGACATTTCCAGCCAGTCGCTTAAGCTTGCGGCCAGGGTGATAACCGGCCAGTCGCTCCCCCAGAGCAGACGCCCGGGTCCGAAAGCGTGCCACAGCAATTCGGCTACTGCGGCGATCTCCGCGCTTTCCGTCACCAGTCCCGACAGCTTGCAATGCACGTTCGCGTGGCGGGCGATCGAGTCGATGGCGCGTTTCCATGAGTCGAAACCGGCGGAATCGGGCTTGGCGGCGTGATCGATGACGATGGCCAGGTCGGGATGCCGCACCGCCAGCCGGGCGAGCGCATCGAGGTGCTGCGGACGGATCAGCGCGTCCAGCACCAGGCCCTGCGCCGCCATTGCGGCCAGCGCGGCATCGTTGGCGTGATCATACCAGTCCGCGGCGAGATCCTGGACCATCGGTCGCAAGCCCTTGAGGCATGGCTGCGCCGCCA
This genomic stretch from Sphingomonas sp. LM7 harbors:
- a CDS encoding amidohydrolase, with the translated sequence MIDAHVHVWRIGAHGCSWPGSDLPALYRDFTLSDYRRATGQVEGVLLVQSQPAAADTQWLLGLEDPLIAGIVGWADLAAPDALQQVAALAAQPCLKGLRPMVQDLAADWYDHANDAALAAMAAQGLVLDALIRPQHLDALARLAVRHPDLAIVIDHAAKPDSAGFDSWKRAIDSIARHANVHCKLSGLVTESAEIAAVAELLWHAFGPGRLLWGSDWPVITLAASLSDWLEMSRSLIPAEHHDAVFGANARRLYRL